From one Brevibacterium sp. 'Marine' genomic stretch:
- a CDS encoding HAD domain-containing protein: protein MAAASAAPVSARRQARHVTVFLDVDGVLNSYPVPKLRGMAEGRKKLHAWHYELHYRPSVVEFFDRIVETHEVDVVWLSTWSQRCKSELEPKFGLRNSFDVIEMPDETHNRFAHDPQQWWKARAVEDWLATHEHGRAIWIDDDLAWPATREYFLSHYSPNRLKLIAPDFAHGLTKAHLKEIREFAYPKASSPKTDEARTGEAKTGDPTTSDPKGTS from the coding sequence ATGGCTGCAGCATCCGCAGCGCCGGTGTCGGCACGCAGGCAGGCTCGCCATGTCACCGTCTTCCTCGATGTCGACGGCGTCCTCAACTCCTACCCGGTGCCCAAGCTGCGCGGCATGGCCGAGGGGCGGAAGAAACTGCACGCGTGGCATTACGAACTCCACTACAGGCCGTCCGTCGTCGAATTCTTCGACCGTATAGTCGAGACCCATGAGGTCGATGTCGTGTGGCTGTCGACCTGGTCGCAGCGGTGCAAGTCCGAACTCGAACCGAAGTTCGGTCTGCGCAACTCCTTCGACGTCATCGAAATGCCCGATGAGACGCACAACCGCTTCGCTCACGATCCGCAGCAGTGGTGGAAGGCCCGCGCCGTGGAGGACTGGCTGGCCACCCACGAGCACGGTCGTGCGATCTGGATCGATGACGACCTGGCGTGGCCGGCCACCCGCGAGTACTTCCTCAGCCACTACTCGCCCAACCGCCTCAAACTCATCGCCCCGGACTTCGCCCATGGCCTGACGAAGGCCCATCTCAAGGAGATCCGGGAGTTCGCCTACCCGAAGGCCAGCAGTCCAAAGACCGACGAAGCCAGGACCGGCGAAGCCAAGACCGGCGATCCGACGACATCCGACCCGAAGGGGACTTCATGA